Genomic DNA from Deinococcus aetherius:
CTTCGTCGGCGCGCTCCCCCTGCTGCCGGAGATTCGGGAACTCGCGTCCCTGCGGTTCAAGTACCAGCAGTTGTACGCCCAGCAGCCCGCTCAGGCGCACCTGCTCATTCAACGGGCCCTGCTCGCCCGCTTGGTCCCTCACGCGGCGCGTGGTGGAGCAGCATGAACGTCCTCTCCCCTCTCCACAGCCTGCAGGTGCTCGACCTCCTGGGGCAAGGCCCGTCCACCACCGGCGACATCGCGGCCCTCATCGGCCTCCCGCGTGCGGACGCCCACACCCTTCTCAGGACTCTTCAGGACGCTGGCTTGGCTTGCAAGGCCGCCGACCGCGCGGGAACTCTCCGCCTCCATCATCTGACCACTCTGGAAACCGAGCCCGCCGAGGTGACCCAGGAGCGGGTCCTCGCCGAGGTCCAGCGGCAGCGCACCGTGGCGGCACTCGTCACCACGACCGGTTTTCCACGCTCGGTCGTCACGGACGTGCTCACCCGTGCGCTCTGGCGAGGTGAGGTGAGCTGCCGCTGCATCGGGAGCCTGGGGGTGTTCACCCGAAGTGGAGCCTGGCAGCCGAGCGTTTCCGGTCAACTTGGATGAAGGGTGAACGGGAACGAAGGGGTGTGCGAGGGTCGGGACGTCCAGCCGCTCAAGCGAGAGCAGGGCCAGGAGCACGTGGCCGGCAACAACAGGGCCTCACGGCTGCCCGACACGCTGCAGCGTCCAACCTGGCCCGCCACCACACTTCAGGGTGGAGGACATCACCCATGACCAGACGCCTCACCCTGCTCGCCCTCCTCGCCCTTGTCTCCACACCTGCCGTCGCCCTGAAGGACGTGAACGTCATCCTGACCCCGCAGCAGGCCCAACACTACACCCTGACGCTCGGTCCCGGCGCCCTCGGCACCCTCGTCTTCCCCGAGGCCGTCAAGGACGTCCTGGTCACGCGCGACGGGCTGGTCGACCGCAGAAAGGACGGCAACCGCGTGCTGCTCGCGGGCCTCGCCGGGTACGGCTCCACGCCCCTGCAGATCGTGACCGAAAGCGGAACCTACATCTGGCGCCTCACCCTGTCCACCGACCACGCGGGCAGCATCGTGAACGTCACCGTCCAGGACCCCGAGGAGACGAGCCCGGCCCCGGCAACTCCACAGGTCAGCGCTCCCACCGTCAGCCTCCGTCCGGGTGCGGCCCTCGGCGCCGAGGAGATCCCGCGCTTCACCTTCACCGCCACCCGTGACGGGAACGTGCTCGTGGTCAACTACCGTGTGCAGGCCGGATCCCGGGCAGTCACTCTCAACGAACGGCAGTTGGCGATCAAGGGTCAGAACGGCGGCAATGTGCTCGTCAAGACGAACCTCGGCACGCTCGTGGTCGCCCCCGGCACGACCCGCTACGGCACCGTAACCGCCAGCGCGGCCGACGCTGGGGCCAATCCCACGGTGCTGTGGCCGTACCGCGTCGGCATCAACGAGTACACCAGCCGCACGATCCTCAACGTCACGCCCGGCCGCGATGCCCAGCGGTGACCTGCATACCGGAGTCAACCTGCTCGCCCTGGTGGGGATCGCCGGACCCCTGGCCGCCCTGCACGTCGCCCAGGACCTGCTCCTCCCGCTGGCGGCGGGGTACCTGGTGGGCACGCTGCTGATCACGCCCGACCTCGACCTGGCGGGACACGTGCGGGTGCGGGCCCGGCGCAACTGGGGTGTCTGGGGAGACCTGTGGCGCCCATTGAACCTGTTCGTGCGGCACCGGGGCGTCACGCATACCTACGTCCGCGGACCGCTCCTCCTGCTGGGGTACGCGGGCGTCCTGCTGGCACTGCCGGTCGCCGCACTGCTCGCCGTGGACCGTGTCCTGGGCGTCACCCTGCGGGTGCCCACCCCAGGTGGGCCGCTCCTCGCGGCGGCACTGGCCGGATACCTGATCGCGTATTGGCTGCACCTGTGGCTGGACGGCTACCGGCCCTGGAACGTGCGCCGGTGGTGAGAGGAGGAAGCCCTTGAAACAACCGACCTTCGCCGATGTCCTGCGCAGCGAGGCGCGGCTGACCTTCTTCCAGTTCGGCCGTCTCCGTCCTCCAGGCGGCAGACGGTGGTCCCGCTCCCAGCAGGACGCGCACGTCCTGGAACGGGCACGGACCTTCCTCGACGAGCGGGTGATCGGCCGAGTGCTCGCCGCCTACGGAGTTCCACAGGCCGAGCGGGCCCTGCGGATTCTCGACGCGGCCCGTGCTCTGGTCGAGGCGGAGGCGGAGGGGCAGACGGTACGGGCCAGCAGCAATCCCTTTCAGGAAGAGGGCCTGTATTACCTCCCCCCATCCGCCCTGATCGTGGTGGGCCGACCTGCCAGCCGACCGAGCGAACCGGCCTGGATCAGCCCCCCGCCCACCGTGCCTGAGGAGGAGTACCGACCCCCGATCGATCTGGCAGCCCTCGCCGCGCAGCCGGAGTCGTCCGTGCCGCCTTCCCCTGCCCAAGGTCCCGAA
This window encodes:
- a CDS encoding helix-turn-helix domain-containing protein, translating into MNVLSPLHSLQVLDLLGQGPSTTGDIAALIGLPRADAHTLLRTLQDAGLACKAADRAGTLRLHHLTTLETEPAEVTQERVLAEVQRQRTVAALVTTTGFPRSVVTDVLTRALWRGEVSCRCIGSLGVFTRSGAWQPSVSGQLG
- a CDS encoding DUF2227 family putative metal-binding protein; its protein translation is MPSGDLHTGVNLLALVGIAGPLAALHVAQDLLLPLAAGYLVGTLLITPDLDLAGHVRVRARRNWGVWGDLWRPLNLFVRHRGVTHTYVRGPLLLLGYAGVLLALPVAALLAVDRVLGVTLRVPTPGGPLLAAALAGYLIAYWLHLWLDGYRPWNVRRW